AAAACCCATTTGATAGCGTCGACAATATTTGATTTGCCCGAGCCGTTGGGGCCGACGACGACCGTAATCCCATCGGGGAAATCAAAGCGGGTCCGATCGGCAAAACTTTTGAACCCGGCCAGTTCGAGTGCTTTCAGCATGCGAAGAGTTTTTTGCTCGGGATCAGGAAGGTAAGGCCAAAGAACAAGGACCGTGAAATACGAAATACAGCTTATTTACCGCATATTACAGAGTAGATGAAAGAACCGGATGAGCCTAGCTCTGTTTTTGTCTCTTTTACGCAACAGAACCGACAAATCGCCGGGGAAAAGCCGGGATTGCGGCAAATCCGCAATTTGGGGTATTTGAGAAGATGTAGAGAAATCATTCGACGCGGATCTCATCAGTAAAGGAATTTCTGAGTTGCCAATGGATTGGCCGCCCCGAATCTCGTCCAACAGGATCGCCGTGGCGATCCTTGTTGCTATCGGTGTGTTCGCATGTGCACCCCGAGTGGGGGTGGCGCAGCAAGGGGATAATTCTGCTGCCACGGCGGTGGAGGATTTGTCGGCACCGATAGACGATACAGCCTCGACACAGCCTTCCCCCCACCAGCTGTATGCGCTGATCCAGTCGCACTTTGCAGCGGGAAATCTCGCCGATGCGTCGCAAGTGGCTCGCAAGCTGGACCAACAGCTCAAGGATTCCCCAACGCCGGACATCGATTTGACGTTGCCGTTGGCGCAGATTGGCCGAGCATTCCAGAACGCCGGGGATGCGACGAACGCGGTAGAGTTTTTTTCCCGCGCCAACGCGGCACTCGAGCGGCCTGCGAGCAAGACCTTGCCGCCGGCAACCGTGGTCTTGGTTCGGCTCGCTGCGGCTTCGTTGTTTGTTCACGCCGGACGGTTGGACGTTGCAACCGAGACGCTCAAGAAAACCTTGGTTGCCGAATCAGGAATCACTGCTGAGCAAACGCCGCTGGCGGTCGATCTTTGCTTGCGGATTGGTCGCGATTCGTTGACCAAACAGGACCTTGCGACTGCGGAAACCGCCTACATTTTAGCTGCCGAACACGCCGCTCCGGCACAAAAGCCGACGGCGATGCTGGGAGCCGCCTGGGCGGTGGCGATGTCGGGCAAACGGATGGGTGAAGCTGCGGATCGGATGATTGCGTTTCTAAAAACCTATCCCGATCACCCGGACGCCGCCCGTGCATCACAGGCGGGGATTGCGTGTTTGAAACAGGTCGGTCGCGATGACGAGGCCGAAGCGATGATCATCGAGTTGTTCCATCGCTGGCCCGATTCGGATGCAGCCAAAGAAGTATTGAATCAATTTGGGGCCGTCGACATCGACAAGATCCCCGAACCGCTACGAAATTTGGTGCTGCGGCGTGATTTTGATCAATTAACGCCCGCGATGACCTCGATTGCAATTCGGATTGCCGCAGCTCAAGGCGATTCCAACGCGTGGGATCGATTGGTCAACCGACTTGGCAAAATCGACCAAACGGGCCAAACCACTGCGGATTTGCTGAGTCAGTTGCCGGTCGCTGCGGACGCGGAACGGTTGGCGTTGTATCTATTGTCGCCGCCGGCAACGTCGACGATTCAAGCAAAATCACGTGAATCGGCTTGCCGCTGGGCTGGCCGACACGAGCGTTGGTCGATGCTGGCGTTGGCATCGCAATCGACCTCGCCCGCCCAACAGGACCCAACTCGCACGATCACGATGGAACGATTGTTTGCCGAGGCGTTGATGCAAACCGGTCGCCGAGCCGAAGCGCACGTTTGGTGGTGTCATGTGGTCGATGAATTGGGAGCGGACGATTTCGCCACGCTGCTGCGTTGTGCAGAAACCGAGGTGTCGATCGGCGAAGTGGATCGGGCCACGCAGCGAGTCGAAGCGGCAACCGCGGCGGCGGGTGACGATCGCTACCGAACGGCACTGGTCGCAATGTTGTCAGCCGAACTTGGAATACGCCGGTTGCGATTTGATGAAGCTCGCAGCGATCTGGAATCGGTCGTTCGCAGCAGCCAAGTCGACGCATCGCTACGAG
Above is a window of Novipirellula caenicola DNA encoding:
- a CDS encoding tetratricopeptide repeat protein, which codes for MDWPPRISSNRIAVAILVAIGVFACAPRVGVAQQGDNSAATAVEDLSAPIDDTASTQPSPHQLYALIQSHFAAGNLADASQVARKLDQQLKDSPTPDIDLTLPLAQIGRAFQNAGDATNAVEFFSRANAALERPASKTLPPATVVLVRLAAASLFVHAGRLDVATETLKKTLVAESGITAEQTPLAVDLCLRIGRDSLTKQDLATAETAYILAAEHAAPAQKPTAMLGAAWAVAMSGKRMGEAADRMIAFLKTYPDHPDAARASQAGIACLKQVGRDDEAEAMIIELFHRWPDSDAAKEVLNQFGAVDIDKIPEPLRNLVLRRDFDQLTPAMTSIAIRIAAAQGDSNAWDRLVNRLGKIDQTGQTTADLLSQLPVAADAERLALYLLSPPATSTIQAKSRESACRWAGRHERWSMLALASQSTSPAQQDPTRTITMERLFAEALMQTGRRAEAHVWWCHVVDELGADDFATLLRCAETEVSIGEVDRATQRVEAATAAAGDDRYRTALVAMLSAELGIRRLRFDEARSDLESVVRSSQVDASLRGRAQWMIGETYYLQQRYVEAIEAYRGVAGIDPDGTWVVASLVQAGKSFEQLGRTRDAAVCYSTLVSRHGDSEFAVLASRRLAALSPSDGTTPTKPGSPSNTPNKTLRR